Sequence from the Pyrobaculum neutrophilum V24Sta genome:
TCGATCTCAAAGTAGCCGTGGAGTAGATCCGCCGCAACCTCGTCGTAGAAGGACAGGGGATTATCCCTAAGCCTTCTCCAAAGCCTTAGAAGCGGTTCGATGCGGTACGGCTCGCCGGCGTGTCCCGGGAGACTTAGGTAGATGCGTCCTCCCGGGTCTGCGAGGAGGATGTCTCTGTACTTCTCCAGCGCGTATGCAAGAGAGGGATGTAGAGTGGCCTTTTCCATAGCCCCAAGCGCGATGTCGACGACCTTCTCCCAGGTTAGCGAGCCGTATCTCCTGTGTAGCTCGTAGAGCCCCGCCAAGTATCCAGGCACCACGGCCGACTGGATCCCCCTCCTCGGGGGCTTCTCTGGCACGCGGCGGGGGGCCCAGCCCAGGCCTAGGACCGCCTCGACTCCGCTGCCCCGATGTATCAACGCCAAGAAATCGCCGCCGACGCCCCCCAGGTGGGGAAGCGTATAGGTAAGCACAATCGAGGCGCATGCGGCGGCGTCTGCCGCGTTGCCCCCCGCCTTATACGCCTCGTAGCCAGCCCGCGTCGCTAGATAGCTTTCTGTGGCTATGGCGAACTCGGTCCCCGCGTACACGACAAAGCCTGAGAGAACTTATAAATCCGTTGCTACAGTGGCACAGCCCCCGGTTCCCCGCCCGCCAGATGCGCCCGCGTCACGGGCGTAGGTGACGGCGGGGCCGGTAGGCCGACCACAAACGTCAACAGGGCTCTATTGTGGAAGGAGGTTTCGTGGTGATGGCGTAGGTCACCATTGTCACTTGGGGTATCTCCGAGGTTATCCGCGCCGATATCCTCTCCAGCACCTCGTAGGGGAGCCGCGACCAGTCGGCGGTCATAGCGTCTTCGCTTTCTACAACTCTGACAGTGACGACGTAGCCGAGGGCGCGTTTATCGCCCTTTACCCCTACCCACCTATCGTCGCCCACGACCGCGAAGGCTTGCCAGACGCCTCTGAGGAGCCCCTCTTTACCGAGCTCCTCCTCCACTATCTTAGACGCCTTCCTCACAATATCCAGCTTTTCCCTGGTAAAGGGGCCTATGATCCTCACGGCAAGGCCAGGCCCTGGAAAGGGATGTCGGTACACCACCTCGTCGGGTAGACCAAGAGCCTTGGCCAACCTCCTTACCTCGTCTTTGTAGAACTCCCTCAGCGGCTCCACAAGCTTTAAGGTGAACCACTTCGGCATCCCACCCACGTTGTGGTGGCTCTTGATCTTATCGGCCCCCTTTACCGCCCCGCTCTCGATGACGTCGGGGTAAAGCGTGCCCTGGGCTAGGTATTTCGCCTGCGGGAAGAGAGATATGGCCTCTGCGAAGACCTCGGCGAAGGTCTCCCCGATAATCCTACGCTTCTCCTCGCAGTCTGAGACGCCCTCTAGCCTGGCGAGGAAGCGCTCTCTGGCGTCTACATAGTGGGTTTTTATGCCGAGGGAGCTCAACAGGGCCACGACCCTCTCCGGCTCCCCCTCTCTGAAGAGCCCGTGGTCGATAAACACGGCCTTGGCCCTATCCCCAACCGCCATGTGGACAAGGATGGCTGTGACCGTGCTATCTATCCCCCCGCTCACCCCTATGATCACATCGCCGTCTTTCACCTCCTCCCTTATCTGGCTCACGATTCTCCCAATCTGATCCTCCGGCCTCCACATGGACTCTACCCGAGCCACCTCCCTGGCGAACCTCTCCAGAAGAAGGCCGCCCTTGGGGGTGTGGGATACCTCAGGGTGGAACTGCACGCCGTAGATATTGCCTTTCTTCATGGCGGCTATATACCCATTTTCGCTTACCGCCAGCACCTTGAAGCCCTCTGGGGGCTTCGCCACGTAGTCGCTGTGGCTCATCCAGACGACCTCCTCCCTTTCCCAACCTCTGAATATGACGTCGTCCTCGAGAACCTTGACCAGAGTTTTCCCGTACTCGCCCTTACCTCTCTCCACCACCCCCCCGAACTTCTTGGCAATCAGCTGGTGGCCGTAGCAGATGCCTAAGATGGGCTTCCCCAGGGCAAAAAGGTCGTTTGAGACGTCGGGCGCCCCTTCTTGGTACACCGAGCTGGGGCCTCCCGAGAGAACTACGGCCTTTACCTCCTGCGACTTGGCCGCCTCTACGGCGTCCTCGGGAGCTACAACCTCCGTGTAGATCGCCCTCTCCCGCAGTCTCCTAGCTATAAGGTGTGCGTACTGCCCGCCGAAGTTGACGACGAGAACCTTCTCCACGGCCGATTTAAAACATTGGGTTAAAAATCTATTCTATAGACAGCACATCTAGCTCGAGAACCTCTAAGTACGTGTTTAAAATCTCAGCCACGCTTGGGGTTGTCCGACCGCCGTCGCCGTGGATGAACTCTTTTACGTAAAGGCCGCCTTGGCACCTGATGTAGAGCTCAAATACGTGGGGGGATACTAGGCGCCACGCCAGCTCGTAGACCATGCGGGTCCTCCTCTTCCTGGGACTGAGGCGTTTGATCCTACGTGGGGTGTACTGCAGGATCGTCTTACCCGTAAGCTCGCCGAGTTTAGCCAAGTCGGTCTCGGTAAGCGGATTCTCAGAATAGACAAGCGCGCGGTAGAGTTTTATGTCGGTTTTAGCCTTATCTTTCAACCTCCTTATCTCCTCCCTTACCGTAAAGCCGCGTGGGATATAGATCACGTCCCCGTCTTCATATCTCCCGGGTAAACCTCGGTATCTACTTGGATTCTTCACCTCTATAACGAGGGGTCTGCCTGGACCCAACATCCTGGCGTCGCTGTCTTCTCTGCCGGAGACGTGGATTAGGTGTTCTACGCCGCCGTATAAATCCCGGACGTGCGCCAGCTTCTCCAGCAGTGAGGCTTTGACATCGCCGAATTTTTTTGCCTGAGAGACTCTTCTGCTCAGCTTGAGGTAGACCCCCTCTATGAGGAGGGGGTTCCTTACCACGTCCACCTTACCGGTCACTAGGTCTATCCTTACCAACACGTTGGGCCTCTGCTTATCCACCTTCTTACCGGGCAACAGTTTAAGGATCTCCCTCCCTATTCTACGGTTTATTTCGTGCTTGATCGACTCGCCTGTGGAGATGAGGAACCTCTTTACCACCTCGGACTCCCTCTCCAGCACCTCCCTAGGTAGAGTTGTCCCAACGGCAAAGGTCTCGAAATCGACGCCGGAGAGTTGAACTACGGCGTCTTTGGCGTAGCGCTCGACGGAAGACGTGAGACCGCCACATATGTAGCACTGAGAATCCTCTACGGCTACCCCAACGCTGGCGAGAAACCGCCGAGTCGGCCTGTGGACGCGGGCTAGGCTCTTTAGATCCCCCGACACGTCTGCCCCCTGCCTATACTCCGTAACGAGCTTCATATGTAGCAATGTCTTAATCGCCGATCCCCTTTCTGCGTTCTCCAAGGCGTAGCCCAGTTGGGCGAAGAGTCTTCCGAGGCAGGAGTCGCATAGCGGGTACGCCCTCAATATCTCCATAGATCTCTCTAGGACGTCCACAGGCGCCTGTTTAAAGTTCTTTATAAATGGAGACCTCGGCGTAGCGCTCTATCCACCTCGATGTTCACTATAACTACTTGGTGATGAGGCGGGATCTTCTCTAGGCCTAGACCGCACTCGGGCTCCACGTCGTACTCCACAAACTTGAGGATGTAGGTAAAGGGCGTGCGGGGGGCGCAACGGCCTCTTCCGGAAGGCCCCAGCGCCATTCCGACCACGAGATCTCCTTGGTCTCTCTTTACCACAACCCCCGGTAGCTTCTCACCCGCGACGGCCTTTCGGAGAAAGCCAACCGACGACTCCTCGTCGGGGAAAAGCCTCTTTACTCTAGCTCCGATTATCTTAACGGTTTTTCGCTGGTCTACCAGGTGATAGACGGCCTCGGCGTCTTGTCTCACGCCGTTTGAGATGAGGAGGGCGGCCACCAGGATTTTCGCATATATGTGCGGCTCCTCGTTTATCTTCTGCTGAGTTGTGATGACTAGGAAGCGCCTCACCTCGGCATTTTCATCCTGAGTTGTCTCTTGAGCGTTTTCGACATCCTTTTTAGGTTCTCGTACACCGTCAACATCTCTTTGACGTCTCTAGGCGTAACGCCTGCGCCTAGGGCTATCCTCCTTATCCTAGAGGCGTTGAGGAGCTCTGGGTTTTTGAGCTCCTCGACGGTCATGGAGCTGAGGATGGCGCGCCACTTCTTTAGGTTCTTCTGAGAAAGCTCTATCTGCTCCTCCGAGATCTTGGCGGCGAGTCCCCCAGGCAACATCTGGAAGACCTTACTCAGAGGGCCGAGCTTCAGGAGGCCGTCTATCTGCTTCTTGAAGGTGAGGAGATCTAGCTTGCCGGATTCTATCTCCTGTATCACCTGTTCCTCCTCGAAAACCGCCTTTATCCTCTCGACAAGAGCGTCGAGGTCGCCCATCCCTAGGACCCTCGCCACGAACTTCCTCGGGATAAACATCTCTAGCTCGTCTACGTCTTCGCCCACCCCTATGAACTTGACCTTTGCCCCGGTTTTTGCCACGGCGGCTAAGGCTCCTCCGCCTCTCGCCGTGCTGTCCATCTTAGTGATTATTACGGAGTGTATAGGGAGGTACCTCATGAACGCCTCAGCTTGCGCCGCCGCCAGCTTACCCACGGTGGCGTCTATTACGAGCACGACCTCGTCGGGAGACACCGCCTCATATATCGCCTTTACCTCCTGGAGTAGGGCCTCCTCGTTTCTATGGCGCCCCGCAGTATCGACGATCACCACGTCTAGGTTTTTCAAGTTCTGTACCCCCCGCCGGGCTATCTCCACCGCGTCTTTACCATCCCTTTCTCCGTAGAAGGGGACGCCTATTTTCTCGGCTAGCTGCCTCAGTTGGTCAAAGGCGGCTGGTCTCACGGTGTCTGTCTCCACGAGACCGACCTTGTACCCCCTCTTTACCAGCAACTTGGCAAGCTTGGCGGCCGTGGTTGTTTTTCCGCTTCCCTCCACGCCGAGGAGCAGGACGACGTAGGGCTTCTTGGTTGGCTTAAACTCGGGGGGCTGCTCGCCGCCCAAAAGCTTAACCAGCTCCTCGTACAGAACGTAAAGGAGGTACTCCCTAGGCGGTATACCGGCGGGGGGCTTCTCCTCTTTTATCCGCTTTACTGCCGCGTCGGTAAAAGCCTTTACCATGTCTAGGGGGACGTCTGCCTTGAGGAGGGCCCTCTGGATCTCTCTCGAGAGGTCTTGTAGAGTTGCCTCGTCTATGTAGCTGACCCCCCTTATCTTTTCGACCAGTTTGCCAAATACCTCGCTAAGGGCTTTCACAGGTGAGCCGCCGCGATGGTTTAAATTCCTTATGTGGCAGGCGGCGCCTGGGCCTGCTGACCTAAGGTGGCGTACCAGACGTCTATCTGCTTCATGAAGTTCTCTAGGCGGTCTAGGACGTATATACCGTAGTGTGGATAGATCTCGAAGACCAGCTTCTGGGGCCTGACGGCGGTCCACCGCATCTTCCTGATGAACATGACTCTGAAGACGAAGCCTCTGTACTCCATCAGCTCCAGCTTTATCACGCCGCTTGCCAGATACTCCTCTACGCCGAAGCGGCTTATCTTGTTTTCGCCCGTCGGTATCTCAGACGTCATTAGGGTGGTTATGTCCTTTAGACGCCTCAGCTGGAACACCAACTCTCTCATGTATTCCCTTACCCACAGCACGTCCGTGTGCGAGGTTATGATTAGGGGGGCTATGGGGTCGATCACAAGTCTCTTTACGCCGAATTTCTTCACGTATTCCAGGATTATCTTCGCGATGTCGCGGGGATCCGCGGAGACCTTCTCCTCCTTTGCGTACGTCCTAAAGTGGGTCCTCAGATCTACGAAGATGAGCTTGCTCTGGCTCTCTAGGGCGTCTAGATCCCAGCCCAGGGATTCCCGCACGCCCCTTTTGACGTCCTCAGAGGGCTCGTCTATGGTGATGTATAGCCCCGGCTCGTCGTACATCTCGGCTCCCGTTTTTAGGAACTGGAGGCTGAAGATGGTTTTCCCCTGGCCCGCCTCGCCGGCCACGAGGTAGATCTCGCCCTTTCTGAAGCCGCCTTGTAGAAGCTGGTCGACGTACCAGATGCCCGTGGGGGCTCTGTTGTCGTAGACGGGATAATAGTCCTGGTAGTCATAGCTATACTGCTCCTGATAAGACATACGCCATCGGTGGGGGGCGTAAATATATTTGTTTTGTTTACATATCTATACACCTGGCGGCCACCTTAAATAACCTGTTTACGTTGGTAGAACAAGCCAGCTACCGCGAAATTCGAAGTACGCCCTAGCCGCAACGCGGCGCCACCTCTCGTAGAGCGCGCCGAAGTCTTTGGGGTCCGCGGAGGAGAGGAAGAGAGCCGAGTGGAAGGCCCCCTCTCTAAAAGGGGGCTTCCAGTAGTCTGCCTGAACCAGATCGCCTCTGCACGACGCCCTTTCCCTAGCCTTGGCCAACATATCTATCGAGATGTCTAGGCAGACGACGTAGCTCTGGAGAACCTCGTAGGCTATCCCCACGCCGCACCCCGCGTCTACCACCTTTTCCCCAACCTGCGAAGAGATCATCCAGTACTTCCTCCTCTGCTCTACGCCGTAGACCTCCTCGTACAAAGGCGCCAGCTTTCTATAGAGCTCTAGGACGTGGTCTGTCTCCATAGCAACGCCAGCGAAATTATGGCCGAGACGGCTGCTGTTACGAAGGCCAGGTGGAGCGCGCCGACGTCTTGGAGGTAGCCGTAGAGCGTGCCGCCGATGAGGAGCCCCAGCCCCCACATGGCGTTTACCACCCCTAGAGAGGCCGCCCCGCCTGCTCTCGCCGCCTGTGCCTTTGCAACGACGTCGGCGTACGAGGTCACGACCGAGTAGACGACAGCGCCTACGAAAAGCGCTGGTAGGGCCCCCGAGGCGTAGCACGCCGCAAGCAACACCGAGAATACAGGCGCGATCAAGATGGCTCTGGCGTCTCTATCGTAGAGGTGGCCTTGGAGTAGGGAGAGGGGCACCTCGGCGACCATGGCGGTTAGGTAGAGAAGCGAGGCGAGCCACGGGACGCCGGATAGTTTATACATGAGGAGCGAGATGTGTATCGTGGAGAGGCCGAGAAACAGCTGCGCGGCCCCGAACTTAAGTACTGAGGGGTCTGCCGACTGTCTAACCCCGCGCCTCTCCGGCTTGATGCCGCTGGTGGCGTAGGCGATATACAGCACGGCTAAGGCGGCGAGGCCGGGGGCCAACGAGGCGAGAAACACCTGGCGCGGTGTGTAGCTGTAGTACAGCATCAAGGTGGCCATCAACGCCCCGGCTATGGCTCCGA
This genomic interval carries:
- the guaA gene encoding glutamine-hydrolyzing GMP synthase, whose amino-acid sequence is MEKVLVVNFGGQYAHLIARRLRERAIYTEVVAPEDAVEAAKSQEVKAVVLSGGPSSVYQEGAPDVSNDLFALGKPILGICYGHQLIAKKFGGVVERGKGEYGKTLVKVLEDDVIFRGWEREEVVWMSHSDYVAKPPEGFKVLAVSENGYIAAMKKGNIYGVQFHPEVSHTPKGGLLLERFAREVARVESMWRPEDQIGRIVSQIREEVKDGDVIIGVSGGIDSTVTAILVHMAVGDRAKAVFIDHGLFREGEPERVVALLSSLGIKTHYVDARERFLARLEGVSDCEEKRRIIGETFAEVFAEAISLFPQAKYLAQGTLYPDVIESGAVKGADKIKSHHNVGGMPKWFTLKLVEPLREFYKDEVRRLAKALGLPDEVVYRHPFPGPGLAVRIIGPFTREKLDIVRKASKIVEEELGKEGLLRGVWQAFAVVGDDRWVGVKGDKRALGYVVTVRVVESEDAMTADWSRLPYEVLERISARITSEIPQVTMVTYAITTKPPSTIEPC
- a CDS encoding class I SAM-dependent methyltransferase — its product is METDHVLELYRKLAPLYEEVYGVEQRRKYWMISSQVGEKVVDAGCGVGIAYEVLQSYVVCLDISIDMLAKARERASCRGDLVQADYWKPPFREGAFHSALFLSSADPKDFGALYERWRRVAARAYFEFRGSWLVLPT
- a CDS encoding ATPase domain-containing protein, whose amino-acid sequence is MSYQEQYSYDYQDYYPVYDNRAPTGIWYVDQLLQGGFRKGEIYLVAGEAGQGKTIFSLQFLKTGAEMYDEPGLYITIDEPSEDVKRGVRESLGWDLDALESQSKLIFVDLRTHFRTYAKEEKVSADPRDIAKIILEYVKKFGVKRLVIDPIAPLIITSHTDVLWVREYMRELVFQLRRLKDITTLMTSEIPTGENKISRFGVEEYLASGVIKLELMEYRGFVFRVMFIRKMRWTAVRPQKLVFEIYPHYGIYVLDRLENFMKQIDVWYATLGQQAQAPPAT
- a CDS encoding tRNA pseudouridine(54/55) synthase Pus10, which produces MEILRAYPLCDSCLGRLFAQLGYALENAERGSAIKTLLHMKLVTEYRQGADVSGDLKSLARVHRPTRRFLASVGVAVEDSQCYICGGLTSSVERYAKDAVVQLSGVDFETFAVGTTLPREVLERESEVVKRFLISTGESIKHEINRRIGREILKLLPGKKVDKQRPNVLVRIDLVTGKVDVVRNPLLIEGVYLKLSRRVSQAKKFGDVKASLLEKLAHVRDLYGGVEHLIHVSGREDSDARMLGPGRPLVIEVKNPSRYRGLPGRYEDGDVIYIPRGFTVREEIRRLKDKAKTDIKLYRALVYSENPLTETDLAKLGELTGKTILQYTPRRIKRLSPRKRRTRMVYELAWRLVSPHVFELYIRCQGGLYVKEFIHGDGGRTTPSVAEILNTYLEVLELDVLSIE
- a CDS encoding signal recognition particle protein Srp54, with protein sequence MKALSEVFGKLVEKIRGVSYIDEATLQDLSREIQRALLKADVPLDMVKAFTDAAVKRIKEEKPPAGIPPREYLLYVLYEELVKLLGGEQPPEFKPTKKPYVVLLLGVEGSGKTTTAAKLAKLLVKRGYKVGLVETDTVRPAAFDQLRQLAEKIGVPFYGERDGKDAVEIARRGVQNLKNLDVVIVDTAGRHRNEEALLQEVKAIYEAVSPDEVVLVIDATVGKLAAAQAEAFMRYLPIHSVIITKMDSTARGGGALAAVAKTGAKVKFIGVGEDVDELEMFIPRKFVARVLGMGDLDALVERIKAVFEEEQVIQEIESGKLDLLTFKKQIDGLLKLGPLSKVFQMLPGGLAAKISEEQIELSQKNLKKWRAILSSMTVEELKNPELLNASRIRRIALGAGVTPRDVKEMLTVYENLKRMSKTLKRQLRMKMPR
- a CDS encoding MFS transporter; this encodes MNLRLILLLGLVSLLADWLYEGMRSVAPQYLVELGASAAFVGFVFGLGDALGYAARFITGPLADRRGGYWLETFLGYAIQVAAVAGLVFARDVWQVAALIFLERFSKALRTPARDAIISAAGGPGARGRAFGIHASLDQIGAIAGALMATLMLYYSYTPRQVFLASLAPGLAALAVLYIAYATSGIKPERRGVRQSADPSVLKFGAAQLFLGLSTIHISLLMYKLSGVPWLASLLYLTAMVAEVPLSLLQGHLYDRDARAILIAPVFSVLLAACYASGALPALFVGAVVYSVVTSYADVVAKAQAARAGGAASLGVVNAMWGLGLLIGGTLYGYLQDVGALHLAFVTAAVSAIISLALLWRQTTS